From Anoplopoma fimbria isolate UVic2021 breed Golden Eagle Sablefish chromosome 11, Afim_UVic_2022, whole genome shotgun sequence, one genomic window encodes:
- the nudt1 gene encoding oxidized purine nucleoside triphosphate hydrolase has translation MSSHKLLTLVLVLQPGRVLLGMKKRGFGAGKWNGFGGKVQPGETIEEGARRELLEESGLTVDALEKVGNIKFEFVGETQLLDVHVFRADAYNGEPTESEEMRPQWFECDQIPFSQMWADDILWFPLMLQKKKFVGYFKFQGHDVILSQKLEEVEEL, from the exons ATGAGCTCCCATAAGCTGCTCACTCTGGTCCTGGTGCTCCAGCCGGGCAGAGTGCTGCTCGGCATGAAGAAGAGAGGATTTGGGGCTGGAAAGTGGAACGGGTTCGGGGGCAAAGTTCAGCCTGGAGAAACCATTGAAGAGGGTGCAAGAAG agaaCTGCTGGAGGAGAGCGGCCTCACGGTGGATGCTCTCGAGAAGGTCGGAAACATCAAGTTTGAATTCGTTGGTGAAACGCAGCTGCTCGACGTCCATGTTTTCAGAGCCGACGCTTATAACGGAGAACCAACAGAGTCAGAGG AAATGCGACCTCAGTGGTTCGAATGTGACCAAATTCCTTTCAGTCAAATGTGGGCGGACGACATCCTGTGGTTCCCGCTGATGCTCCAGAAGAAGAAATTTGTGGGATACTTTAAGTTTCAGGGTCACGATGTGATCCTCAGCCAGAAActggaagaggtggaggaacTGTGA
- the snx8a gene encoding sorting nexin-8a, translating into MKIAEHVDSSDGFLSKLSLYKALALIALAQQGKPPSPKLLENFIQELPKPQLGEPRDLNTLRMQPAQDDVLTMSQTLDQLLGRDTVQVELIPEKKGLFLKHVEYQVTSQRYKISVYRRYSDFDVFHEVLLQRFAYRVVPALPPKRMLKGVLTSVSEREFIEGRRRALGRFINLVARHPFFSEDELVKTFLTFSGSDVQTKLRDTYKKTGDEFMTNRIATQAKEYLPADIQAQFSTSRELIRNIHNSFQKLRDRAEKMAERSKENATDLLMFGRELSTLGSDASPLPSLASSQSTWGRLRQSLKSLSVEFAVLSDKAAQQGRREEDDVVEKLNIFLDLLQSYRDLCERHEKGVLHEHQRALHKYGMMKRQMMSATVQPKEQASVEQLESRIVQQENAIQTMELRNYFSLFCLHQETQLIFIYLPITSHILGAFVNSQVQGHREMGAVWNELQPKLGCLFGGNNGLKPPI; encoded by the exons ATGAAG ATTGCTGAGCACGTTGACTCCTCCGATGGATTCCTGAGCAAGTTGTCCCTCTACAAAGCGCTCGCTCTGATTGCCCTCGCTCAGCAAGGAAAGCCCCCCAGTCCCAAACTCCTGGAGAACTTCATACAAG AGTTACCGAAACCTCAGCTCGGGGAGCCCAGGGACCTGAACACGCTGAGGATGCAGCCGGCTCAGGACGACGTCCTGACGATGTCCCAGACGCTGGACCAGCTGCTGGGCAGAGACACGGTCCAGGTGGAGCTCATACCTGAGAAGAAGGGCTTGTTCCTCAAACATGTGGAGTACCAGGTCACCAGCCAG cgttATAAGATCTCGGTCTACCGGCGCTACAGTGATTTTGATGTCTTCCATGAGGTTTTGCTGCAGAGATTTGCCTACAGAGTGGTGCCGGCACTGCCGCCTAAAAGAATGTTAAAGGGAG TGCTGACCTCGGTCTCTGAGCGCGAGTTCATTGAAGGGAGGAGACGTGCTCTTGGCAGATTCATTAACCTGGTGGCCCGGCATCCCTTCTTCTCAGAGGACGAGCTGGTCAAGACCTTCCTCACCTTCAGCGGCTCC GATGTTCAGACCAAGCTGCGTGACACTTACAAGAAAACGGGCGATGAGTTCATGACCAACAGAATCGCAACCCAGGCGAAG gAATATCTCCCCGCTGACATCCAGGCTCAGTTCTCAACAAGCAGAGAGCTGATTAGAAACATTCACAACAGCTTCCAGAAGCTGCGGGACAGAGCTGAGAAAATGGCGGAGCGCTCCAAGGAGAATGCAACTGATCTTCTCATGTTTGGCAGAGAGCTAAG taCTCTGGGCTCAGATGCTTCGCCTCTTCCCTCCTTGGCCTCCTCACAGAGCACCTGGGGGAGGCTGCGTCAGTCTCTGAAGAGTCTGTCTGTGGAGTTCGCTGTGTTGTCTGACAAAGCCGCTCAGCAG GGCAGACGGGAAGAGGATGATGTTGTggaaaaactgaatattttcctGGATTTGCTGCAGTCGTACAGA GATCTCTGTGAAAGACACGAGAAAGGCGTTCTCCACGAGCACCAGAGAGCTCTGCACAAGTACGGCATGATGAAGAGGCAGATGATGAGCGCCACGGTTCAGCCCAAAGAGCAGGCGTCTGTGGAGCAGCTGGAGTCACGAATCGTTCAG CAAGAAAACGCCATCCAGACCATGGAGCTGCGTAACTACTTCTCCCTGTTCTGCCTCCACCAAGAGACACAGCTCATCTTCATCTACCTCCCGATCACATCACACATTCTGGGGGCTTTCGTCAACTCCCAGGTCCAAGGACACAGAGAG ATGGGAGCGGTGTGGAATGAACTCCAGCCAAAGCTCGGATGTCTCTTTGGTGGAAATAATGGATTGAAACCCCCGATCTGA